Proteins from a single region of Candidatus Margulisiibacteriota bacterium:
- a CDS encoding V-type ATP synthase subunit D gives MAKLNVNPNRMELLKLKSRLQFAQRGHKLLKDKQESLMQEFMRVLKELRGLYEKMNKNLDGVYAKFYQAQAGANPYALEEALLGNTAKTTMAVEIKSQFGVKFPVLRIGKIEPKLGGSPASAPLAARGLLKAVGETFPEILFLAQTEKKIELLAEEIEKTRRRVNALEYNLIPALQETQKDIVLKLEERDRAERTKLMKVKDLIAAG, from the coding sequence ATGGCCAAATTAAACGTCAATCCCAACCGCATGGAGCTTTTGAAACTCAAAAGCCGTCTGCAATTTGCGCAGCGCGGGCACAAACTGCTGAAAGATAAACAGGAAAGTTTGATGCAGGAATTCATGCGCGTTTTGAAAGAACTGCGCGGCTTGTATGAAAAGATGAACAAAAATTTGGACGGCGTTTATGCCAAATTTTACCAGGCGCAGGCCGGCGCCAATCCTTATGCGCTGGAGGAAGCGCTGCTGGGCAACACGGCCAAAACGACAATGGCGGTGGAAATAAAAAGCCAGTTCGGTGTGAAGTTCCCGGTTTTGCGGATCGGCAAGATCGAGCCGAAACTTGGCGGTTCGCCGGCCAGCGCGCCGCTGGCGGCGCGCGGTTTGCTCAAGGCTGTCGGTGAAACTTTTCCAGAGATTTTGTTTCTGGCGCAGACGGAGAAAAAAATCGAGCTGCTGGCCGAGGAGATCGAAAAAACCCGCCGCCGCGTCAACGCGCTGGAATACAATTTAATTCCCGCCCTGCAGGAAACGCAGAAAGATATTGTCTTGAAATTAGAGGAGCGCGACCGCGCGGAAAGAACCAAACTAATGAAAGTCAAAGACTTGATCGCGGCGGGGTAA
- a CDS encoding V-type ATP synthase subunit B produces MQKEYKTVTEISGPLILVEGVEKAGYEELVEVRTPAGETRRGKVLEVHQDWALVQMFEGTTGLDQSAAVRFLGHGVELPVSAEMLGRAYNGSGKARDGGPEIIAEKKLDINGLAINPTARDYPNDFIQTGISTIDGLNTLVRGQKLPIFSGSGLPHARLAAQIARQAQVTGDSKAEFSVVFGAMGITYEEAEFFMEDFRRTGALSRAVLFINLADDPAIERISTPRLALTAAEYLAFEKGHHVLVILSDITSYCESLREVSAARKEIPGRRGFPGYLYTDLSALYERAGRLQGKAGSITLLPILTMPEDDKTHPIPDLTGYITEGQIILDRALHQRGIYPPVNPLPSLSRLRDKGIGAGKTREDHANAANQLFAAYARGREAKELAVILGESALSEDDLKFSAFAGEFEDKFIRQGENENRTIEETLSIGWELFKLLPPEQLKRLKPEQLKKYLR; encoded by the coding sequence ATGCAGAAAGAATATAAAACCGTGACGGAAATTTCCGGGCCGCTGATCCTGGTCGAGGGCGTGGAAAAAGCCGGTTACGAAGAATTAGTGGAAGTGCGGACGCCGGCCGGTGAGACGCGGCGCGGCAAGGTGCTGGAAGTGCATCAAGACTGGGCGCTGGTGCAGATGTTTGAAGGCACGACGGGTTTGGATCAAAGCGCCGCGGTGCGTTTTCTGGGACATGGTGTAGAGCTGCCGGTGTCGGCGGAAATGCTCGGCCGTGCCTACAACGGCTCCGGCAAGGCGCGCGACGGCGGGCCGGAAATTATTGCCGAAAAAAAACTGGACATCAACGGCCTCGCCATCAATCCCACGGCGCGCGATTATCCCAATGATTTTATTCAAACCGGCATTTCGACCATTGACGGACTGAACACTCTGGTGCGCGGCCAAAAATTGCCGATCTTTTCCGGTTCCGGTCTGCCGCACGCGCGGCTGGCCGCGCAGATCGCCCGGCAGGCGCAGGTGACCGGCGACAGCAAAGCGGAATTTTCAGTGGTCTTCGGCGCTATGGGCATCACGTATGAGGAAGCCGAGTTTTTCATGGAAGATTTTCGCCGCACCGGAGCGCTCTCCCGCGCGGTGCTTTTTATCAATCTGGCGGACGATCCGGCGATCGAGAGAATTTCCACACCGCGGCTGGCTTTGACCGCCGCGGAATATTTGGCTTTTGAAAAAGGACACCACGTTTTGGTAATTTTGTCCGATATCACGTCGTACTGCGAAAGTTTGCGCGAAGTGTCCGCCGCGCGCAAAGAAATACCGGGCCGCCGCGGTTTCCCGGGTTATTTATATACCGATCTGTCTGCGCTCTACGAACGCGCCGGACGCCTGCAGGGCAAGGCCGGCTCGATCACGCTGCTGCCGATCCTGACCATGCCCGAGGATGACAAGACGCACCCGATACCGGATCTGACCGGCTATATTACGGAAGGGCAGATTATTTTAGACCGGGCGCTGCATCAGCGCGGTATTTATCCGCCGGTCAATCCGCTGCCCTCGCTTTCCCGTCTGCGCGACAAGGGCATCGGCGCGGGCAAAACGCGCGAGGATCACGCCAACGCCGCCAATCAGCTATTCGCCGCCTATGCGCGCGGCCGCGAAGCTAAAGAGCTGGCGGTGATCTTGGGCGAGTCCGCTTTGAGTGAGGACGATCTGAAATTCTCCGCGTTCGCCGGCGAGTTTGAGGACAAATTTATCCGGCAGGGTGAAAATGAAAACCGGACCATTGAGGAAACGCTGTCCATTGGCTGGGAGTTATTTAAACTGCTGCCGCCTGAACAACTGAAACGTCTGAAGCCGGAGCAGTTAAAAAAATATCTGCGCTGA
- a CDS encoding V-type ATP synthase subunit A: MTGKIVKIAGPLVIAGGLADIKMYDVVRVGARRLIGEVIEIKPDSAAIQVYEETAGLTPGEPVVSAGEPLSVLLAPGLIATIFDGIQRPLERIKDRCGSFIEKGIDIPALDLEKKWRFVPTAAIGSTVRAGDTLGYVQETTAVKHWIMLPPLAKGGVLKSSAAGEFNITETIAVVAGENGAEEKIAMLQKWPIRRKRPHAGKLPPNKPLITGQRIIDTLFPIAKGGTACIPGPFGSGKTVVQHQLAKWADADLIVYIGCGERGNEMTDVLQEFPELKDPKTGEALIQRTVLIANTSNMPVAAREASVYTGITIAEYFRDMGYNVAMMADSTSRWAEALREMSGRLEEMPGEEGYPAYLGSRLAEFYERAGRVTALGAPQREGTLSVIGAVSPPGGDLSEPVTQNTLRVAKVFWALDSALAYARHFPAINWLKSYSLYVDNLEQYYVNEIDEDWPQMRTQTAELLQQESELQEMVKLVGMDALSGREQLVLEAARSIREDYLHQVAFDEVDTYTSFRKQYLMLKAALAFYQAGLKLLQQNKDVTRIFKLPARAEIARMKYTPEKDLPRLEKLPEEIRRAVENLQGGAGDAERI; encoded by the coding sequence ATGACGGGAAAAATTGTCAAAATCGCGGGGCCGCTGGTGATCGCTGGCGGACTGGCCGATATTAAAATGTACGATGTGGTGCGGGTCGGCGCGCGGCGGCTGATCGGCGAGGTAATCGAAATTAAACCCGACAGCGCGGCCATACAGGTGTACGAAGAGACCGCCGGGCTGACGCCGGGTGAACCGGTCGTGTCCGCCGGTGAACCGCTTTCGGTTCTGCTGGCGCCCGGACTGATCGCCACGATTTTTGACGGCATTCAGCGGCCGCTGGAGAGAATTAAAGACCGCTGCGGCTCTTTCATTGAAAAAGGTATAGACATTCCCGCGCTGGATCTGGAGAAAAAATGGCGTTTTGTGCCGACGGCCGCGATTGGCAGTACAGTGCGCGCTGGTGATACGCTGGGCTATGTGCAGGAAACGACAGCGGTCAAACACTGGATCATGCTGCCGCCGCTGGCCAAAGGCGGCGTTTTAAAAAGCAGCGCGGCCGGCGAATTTAATATTACCGAAACGATCGCGGTCGTGGCCGGGGAAAACGGCGCGGAAGAAAAGATCGCCATGTTGCAAAAATGGCCGATCCGCCGCAAGCGGCCGCACGCCGGTAAACTGCCGCCGAACAAACCGCTAATCACCGGACAGCGCATTATTGACACGCTGTTCCCGATCGCTAAAGGTGGCACGGCTTGCATACCCGGGCCGTTCGGTAGCGGCAAAACGGTTGTGCAACATCAGCTCGCCAAATGGGCTGACGCGGATCTGATCGTTTATATTGGCTGCGGTGAACGCGGCAACGAGATGACCGATGTGTTGCAGGAATTTCCTGAGCTGAAAGACCCGAAAACCGGTGAGGCGCTGATCCAGCGCACGGTGCTGATCGCCAACACTTCTAATATGCCGGTAGCCGCGCGGGAAGCGTCGGTGTACACGGGCATTACGATCGCCGAGTATTTCCGAGATATGGGCTACAATGTGGCGATGATGGCCGACTCCACCTCGCGCTGGGCGGAAGCGCTCCGCGAAATGTCCGGCCGTCTGGAAGAAATGCCCGGCGAGGAAGGTTATCCAGCTTATTTAGGCTCGCGTTTGGCAGAGTTTTATGAACGCGCCGGACGGGTGACCGCGCTGGGCGCCCCGCAGCGCGAAGGGACTTTGAGCGTGATCGGCGCGGTATCGCCGCCGGGCGGTGATTTGTCCGAGCCGGTTACGCAAAACACTTTGCGCGTGGCCAAAGTTTTTTGGGCGCTGGATTCCGCGCTGGCTTACGCGCGGCATTTTCCGGCGATAAACTGGCTGAAAAGTTATTCGCTCTATGTTGACAATCTGGAGCAGTATTACGTAAACGAAATTGACGAGGATTGGCCGCAGATGCGCACGCAGACCGCCGAGCTTTTGCAGCAGGAATCCGAGCTGCAGGAGATGGTCAAGCTGGTCGGCATGGACGCGCTTTCCGGCCGCGAGCAGCTGGTGCTGGAAGCCGCGCGGTCGATCCGCGAGGACTATTTGCATCAGGTCGCTTTTGATGAGGTGGATACCTACACTTCTTTTCGCAAGCAGTATTTAATGCTCAAAGCCGCGCTGGCTTTTTATCAGGCCGGGTTGAAACTTTTGCAGCAGAATAAAGATGTGACACGGATTTTTAAATTGCCGGCGCGCGCTGAAATTGCGCGCATGAAGTACACGCCGGAAAAAGATTTGCCGCGGTTAGAAAAACTGCCGGAAGAGATCAGGCGGGCGGTGGAGAATTTACAGGGAGGAGCTGGCGATGCAGAAAGAATATAA